A DNA window from Argiope bruennichi chromosome X2, qqArgBrue1.1, whole genome shotgun sequence contains the following coding sequences:
- the LOC129959704 gene encoding uncharacterized protein LOC129959704: MAPSKVTPELEPQIFKKIYGFIGKNAKLILNKGDLVRISKANKTFRRGYLPGWSDEAFRVSKVYSSHPTTFELQDLKSEAIKERFYVEELQKISKRSDDYWRIEKVLKTKGRGRNKEYYVKWQGFDARFNSWVKKAWMK; encoded by the coding sequence ATGGCACCCTCGAAAGTGACGCCAGAATTAGAacctcaaattttcaaaaaaatatatggttttaTCGGAAAGAACGCGAAATTGATTCTAAATAAGGGAGATTTAGTTAGAATATCTAAAGCGAACAAAACTTTTCGACGAGGATATTTACCAGGATGGAGTGATGAGGCCTTTAGAGTATCCAAAGTATATTCCTCTCATCCAACTACATTTGAGCTGCAAGACCTGAAATCAGAAGCTATAAAAGAACGATTCTATGTAGAGGAACTCCAGAAAATCTCTAAACGCTCTGATGATTACTGGCGCATAGAAAAAGTGCTCAAAACAAAAGGCAGAGGCAGGAATAAAGAGTACTACGTAAAGTGGCAGGGCTTCGATGCGCGCTTCAATTCGTGGGTTAAGAAAGCATGGATGaagtaa
- the LOC129959705 gene encoding uncharacterized protein LOC129959705 — MDHEPGEVVKSFPATAAIYAKAVESLKARFVRDELLVEVYVRELLKLIISVQKHDKISMTSLYDKLESYLRALETLGVTTDKCTSILYPMVESCFQEGFLKAWNRSTSSVASTDAKERLTNLMTFLKEETVGEERINLAMTSFSLGANENRQSFKTKVRDFPMKDVPTAANLLTTASKEVKKECVFCTGKHSSPDCFQAQKMSLADRHNILREKQCCFACLTPKHTSRFCKVFLRCVICVEKHVPLICESLEAKNQDSYRSENKSPNVEVNIANNISSPRVFLQTLKLKMACGNKEIPVRAILDSGSQKIYLLKRM, encoded by the coding sequence ATGGATCACGAGCCCGGAGAAGTAGTAAAAAGCTTCCCGGCAACAGCAGCCATTTATGCCAaagcagttgaaagtttaaaagcGCGATTTGTTAGAGATGAACTATTAGTAGAGGTTTATGTTCGGGAATTATTAAAGCTGATAATTTCGGTTcagaaacatgataaaatttcGATGACATCCCTGTATGATAAACTCGAATCCTATCTGAGAGCCTTAGAGACTTTAGGAGTGACTACTGATAAATGCACTTCAATTCTTTACCCCATGGTGGAGTCTTGTTTTCAAGAGGGCTTTTTGAAAGCATGGAATAGAAGTACTTCTTCAGTAGCCTCAACTGATGCTAAAGAACGTTTAACCAATTTAATGACTTTTCTTAAAGAAGAAACGGTGGgcgaagaaagaattaatttggcTATGACTAGTTTTAGCTTGGGTGCAAATGAAAATCGCCAATCATTTAAGACAAAAGTAAGAGATTTTCCAATGAAAGATGTACCTACAGCTGCCAATTTATTAACTACAGCTTCAAAAGAAGTGAAGAAAGAATGTGTTTTCTGTACTGGGAAACACTCGAGCCCAGACTGTTTTCAAGCTCAGAAGATGAGTTTGGCTGACAGGCATAACATTTTAAGAGAGAAGCAATGTTGTTTTGCTTGCTTAACACCAAAGCATACATCTCGTTTTTGTAAGGTATTTTTAAGATGTGTAATATGTGTGGAAAAGCATGTCCCACTTATATGTGAGTCTCTAGAAGCTAAGAATCAAGATTCATACAGAAGTGAGAATAAGAGTCCAAATGTTGAAGTTAATATAGCCAACAACATTTCCAGTCCCAGGGTGTTCCTCCAAacgttgaaattaaaaatggcgTGTGGTAACAAAGAAATCCCAGTTAGGGCAATTCTAGATTCTGGGTcacaaaagatttatttattaaaaagaatgtag